The Mesorhizobium sp. B2-8-5 genome segment TCGCCGTAATGCGGGAACGGCCAGTTGCGGAAACCGGGCAGGCGGTTCCAGACCAGGATGTAGCCGAAGCCGAGCACGATGCCGGGGATCGCGACCGCGCCGAGCGACAGGCCAAGCACCGCGGTGCGCATGACCGGGCTCGAACGATCGAGCTGGGCCGAAAGCAGCAAGGCCAGCGTGCTGGCGATGACCGCCGCAAAGCCGGCGTAAAAGAGGCTGCGCATGAGCCCTTCATTGGCCGCCGTGTGCAGGCTAAGCGCCGCGCCGAGGTTGGCGAGGGTGAAATTGTCCGGCGCCAGACCGTTGCCAAGCGTGCTGGTGAGCGCCCGCACCGCGATGGCGCCGAGCGGCAATATGAGCGCGAGGAAGGCGACCAGCAGTGCCATCGCAAAAGCGAGCCAGCGCCAGGCGCCGAGCCGATAGCGCCGGGCCGGCCTGGCTCGTCCGGAAATCAGCCGCGGATCGGCGCGGCGGCGCAGCAGCCTGTCGGCCACGACGACGAGCAGAACCAGCGCCAGCAGCACCAGCGCCTGCGCGCCGGCGGCCGGGAAGTCGACGGGATAGTCGCTCGCGGCGGCATAGATGCCATAGGTCAGCACACCGAAGCTCGACATCCTGGCAATCGTCGAGGCCAGGCCGAAATCGGAGAGCACTTCGGCGAAGGTGGCGATGAAGCTCAGCACAATCGCCGGCGCCAGCAAGGGGCCGTTGACGCGCAGCCAAATCCTGAGCGGCCCGGCGCCCGACAGGCGCGCCGCGTCCTCCAGCTCGCTGCCGAGCCCCGCCAGCGCGCTGCCGATGATGAAAGCCGCGAGCGGGAAGAGGCTCAGCGTGTGCACGAAGACCAGGCCGGCCAGCCCGAAGAAGGAAGCGCCGAGCCAAGGCGGCAAAAGGCCAAGCTGCGCCAGGTAGCCGCCGGAGGACATCAAAAGCACCCAGGCCAGCGCCTTCAGATAGGACGGCGTCAGGAACACCAGCCAGGGCACCAGCGAAAGCGGGCCGCGCAGCGGGATGTCGCAACGCTGCACCAGCACGGCGAAGGCGCCGCCGAGCATGGTCGTCGTCAGGGCCGCAAGCAAGCCGAGCTCCAGCGAATGCAGGATCGAGCCGGCGACATAGGGTGAGGAGAAGACGCGCGCGAGCGGCTCGGCGCTGAAGAGGCCTTGCGCGCCGTCGACCGCGAACAGCCCAGGCACCACGGCCTGCAGCAGCACGAGCGCCAGCGGCAGGCCGATCAACAGAGCGAAGACGGCATAGACCGCCAGCGGCCCGCCAAGGCGCGCCAGCGCGGGCAGGCGTCCGCGCGCCCACCCGCTCGAGCCGATGCCGCCGGCGGCGGCATCGAATTTCTGCACCATCGTCATTGCCAGGCGAGCGCGGTCACTGGACGAACTTTTCCTTGTACCACTGCTTCCACTCCGTCTCGTGCGCCGAGGCCGTCGCGTCGTCGAGATGGGTGTAGGCGATGCTGGTCTCGCGGCCGGGCTTGGGGTTCACGCCCTTGACGATCGGAATGTAGAAGAAGTCGGTGTCGTCGCCGTTCTGCATCGCGGCCTGGCCATCGGCGCTGGTGACGAATTCGATGAACTTGCGCGCGGCATCCATATGCTGCGTCCTGGCGCTGATGCCGAGGCCCTGCGGCAGCGAGACCGAACCCTCGCTCGGATAGACGGCGACGACAGGCTCGCCGGCGGCGATCTTGGAGAAGATGGCGCTGTCCTGGTTGATGCCGACCGAGGCGTCGCCGGTCAGCACCGCCTTGTTGACCTTGCCGCCGCTGGAGAGCCCCGAGAGCGACTTGTTGGTCAGCGTCTTGGCGAGCAGCTCCTTGCCGGCATCGACGCCGTTGGTCTGGAACAGGCCGGCAAGCCACTGATAGGCCGGGCCGGAGAGGTTCGGGTCCTTGGCGGCGACGCTGCCGGCGAAGCCCTGCAGGTCGGCCCAGGATTTCGGCATCTTGTCGGCCTTGACCTTCTTGGTGTTGACCTCGATCGCGGTGGTGCTGGTGCCGGTCGGCAGGAAGGCGTGGCTCTGCGGGATCAGCGACTTGCCGAGATCGGTCCAGGCGATCTTGTCGAATTCATCGGTCGGCACCGGCTGCAGCACGTGGTCGGCCGCCATGCGCTCCATCACGGCGGAGCCGTCGAGCCAGACGATGTCGAATTGCGGGTTATTGCCTTCAGCTGCGATCTTGCCCAGCGTTTCGCCGGTGCTGCCGGGCTCGACGATGTCGACGGTCAGCCCGGTCTTGGCCTGGAAGGCCTTGGCGACCGGGCCGGCAAAGTCGAGCGCGTCATAGAGCACCAGATCCGCGGCGCAGGCCGGCGCGGCGATGGATAGAACCGTCAAACTCAACGCAAGTCCAAGCGTTGTCTTTATAGTCATCTCGCTCTCCTGTTGTTTCGAGAAGGCAAAGTAATGCCAATTGTATATTATACCTCTTTGGCTGACATTTTTATGTCAGTGGCATTTACTTCTTGCGCGTCCCGCGTTTTATCCATGCCTTGTCGATCGCGCCGCGCAGGCCGCTCAACCGGTCCAGGCTGTCGAACGCGGTCTCGCCGGCCTTGGCGGCCAGGGCGATGATCATTGCCTCGATGAGCACCATGGTGCCGCCATGGGTGGCGAGGTGGTCGGCCTTGCCGCGGGGGACCGGCAGCGTCGCAGCCACCTTGTCGGAGACGAGCGGCCCCAGATTGTCGCTGATCAGCACCACCGGCACGTCATGCAGGCCGGCCTGCTCGAGGACGATCTCGACCTCGCGGTAAAGCGGTGCGTAGGCCATCATCAACACGGCATCGCCGCTTTCCAGCCACAGAAGGCGGTCGGCAAGCGCTACGCCCGACACAGAAAGCGCGCTGCTCGGCAGGCCGATCCTGTTGAATTGCAGGGCCGCGTATTCGGCCATGGCGCCCGAGGGGCCGATGCCGAAGATGTGGCGGCGACGGGCGGCGGCCAGGAGATCGACGGCGTTGGCGAAGGCCGCTTCCATCTCCGGCCGCTTCAGCGCCTCGAGCGCGCTTTCATGGAGGCCGACGACATGGCGCAGCGCCGCGGCGCTGTCGCCGCCGGTCTCTTGCAAGGTGCGGGCCAGCCGCCTGCCGGGTGAGGCCGTGCCGGTCAGGTCCGCGAGCAGCATCTGGCGCAGCGCCGACAGGCTGTCGAAGCCGAGCGAGCGGGCGGTGCGCACCACGGTTGCGTCGCTGGCGCCGGCAAGGGCGGCGATCTCGGCCGCCGATCCTAGCAGCACCGCCTGCTTCTGGCCGACGAAGAAACGCGCCATGCGCTGCTCGGCTGGCGGCAGGGTTTCGAAGGCTGCCTCGACGCGATCGTCGAAAGCGCTCGGCCTGTCTTCGGAATCGTCGGATGTCATGATGGTCGGCCATTCGCCAAGAGGTTCTGTAGCAATCGCTACGGCACTGACACATCTGTGTGACAACGCCGGTCGTGGATGACGGGACCGATCGGCGCGCTGGAGGGCCTTACCCGTTGACGGTCTGTATCCGTTCGGTGTCCGTTGTATCGCGCCACTGCCCTGGCTATGTGCTGGAGCAACAGGGAGTTCGAGCGGTCGATGGGCCGCTGCAGCAGGAATGGAACCATGAAGAAGATCGGATTTCTGTCGTTCGGGCATTGGTCGCCCTCGCCGCAATCGGGCACGCGCTCGGGCGCCGACGCGCTGCTGCAGTCGATCGACCTCGCGGTCGCGGCCGAGGAGCTCGGCGCCGACGGCGCCTATTACCGCGTCCACCATTTTGCCCGGCAGCTCGCCTCACCGTTTCCGTTGCTTGCCGCGGCGGGCGCCAAAACCCGGCGTATCGAGCTCGGCACCGCCGTCATTGACATGCGCTACGAGAACCCGCTCTACATGGCCGAGGACGCGGGCGCTGCAGACCTCATCGCCGGCGGGCGTCTGCAGTTGGGCATAAGCCGCGGCTCGCCCGAGCAGGTGATCGATGGCTGGCGCCATTTCGGCTACGTGCCCGAAGACGGCAAGAGCGACGCCGACATGGCGCGCCGGCATTCGGAGATCTTCCTCGACCTGTTGCGCGGCGAGGGCTTTGCCCAGCCCAATCCGCGGCCGATGTTCCCCAACCCGCCCGGCCTGCTCAGGCTGGAACCCTTCTCGGCCGGCCTGCGCGACCGCATCTGGTGGGGCGCGGCCACCGACGCCACCGCGGTATGGGCGGCCAAGCTTGGCATGAACCTGCAAAGCTCGACGCTGAAATTCGATGAGAGCGGTGAGCCGCTGCATGTCCAGCAGGCCAAGCAGATAAGAGCCTACCGCGCCGCCTGGAAGGAAGCCGGCCATACAAGGGAGCCGCGCGTCTCGGTCAGCCGCAGCATTTTTGCCCTCGTCAACGACATGGACCGCGCCTATTTCGGCGGCAGCGAGGGCGAGGACCATTTCGGCTATATCGAGCCGGAGAAGCGCGCCGTGTTCGGCCGCACCTATGCCGACGAGCCGGACAAGCTGGTGGAACAGCTCAAGGCGGACGAGGCGATCGCCGAGGCCGACACGCTGCTGCTCACCGTGCCCAACCAGCTCGGCGTCGACTACAACGCCCATGTCATCGAGTCGATCCTGAAGCACGTCTCGCCGGCGCTGGGGTGGCGGTGAGGTCGCGAAAACCGCAAAAGGCGTAATCTCCCCCGCAAGTGGGGAGATCGGCAGCTTCGGCGCCGGCGCTCCTCCCGTCCTTACCCTCGACGTTGACATCTGATAAAATAACAATCTACTTTGTCGCGTAATCGGTTACGTAACCGATTACGGCTCAATCAAGTGGAGGAGACTAATGAGCAAGATTTCGGACACGCACGGGTTTGGCCCGTTCTCACGCCGCCAGTTCCTGAAGACCAGCGCCTTGGCTGCAGGCGCGCTCGCTCTGCCGCTCGGCCCGGCGCTTGCAGCCGACAAGCCGAAGGTCGGCCTGGTCATGAAGTCGCTGGCCAACGAGTTCTTCAAGCAGATGCAGGCCGGCGCGGAGGACTACGCGGCCAAAAACAAGGACAAGTTCGATTTCGCCGCCGTCGGCATGAAGGACGAGCGCGACTTCGCCGCCCAGGTCGACGCGATCGAGAACTTCATCACCCAGAACTACAACATCATCGTCGTGGCGCCGGCCGATTCGAAGGCCATGGTCACGCCGATCGCCAAGGCGCTGAAGGCCGGCATCAAGGTGATCAACATCGACGTCTCGCTCGACACCGAGGCCAAGAAGAAGGCCGGCATCGACCTCGCCTTCTTCGGGCCGGACAACCGCGCCGGCGCCAAACTCGCCGGCGACGCGCTCGGCAAGGCGCTGGGCAAGGGCGGCAAGGTCGTCATCCTCGAAGGCAATCCCGAGGCCGACAACGCCAAGGAACGCAAGCTCGGCTTCGACGACGCGGTGAAGGAAAACGGCCTCGACCTGCTCGATTCCAAGACCGCGCATTGGGAGACCGAGGAAGCCAACACGCTGATGACCAACTTCCTCACCCAGCATCCGGATATCCAGGGCGTGATGGCGGCCAACGACTCGATGGCGCTCGGCGTCGTCAAGGCGATCGACGCGGCCGGCAAGTCCGGCCAGATCAAGGTCGTCGGCTTCGACAACATCCCGGCCGTCGGCCCGCTGCTGAAGGACGGCAAGATGCTCGCCACCGTCGAGCAGTATGGCGCCCAGATGGCCGCCATGGGCATCGACTACGGCCTGCGCGAGCTTGCCGGCGAGAAATTCTCCGGCTGGGTCAAGACCGACATCAAGCTGATCACCGCCTGAGGCGAGCCGCCGCCGGGACTCCCTCCGGTGTTCTGCTCGTCTCGTCATCGTCGCCGGCCACCTGCCGGCGACGATGACCGCGCGCTCGTACCGCCGTTGCGGTAGAAGAGCGCTGTTCAGGATTGCCGCATGAACGACGTGATTCTTTCCCTTGAAGGGGTCGGAAAGATCTTTCCCGGCGCCGTCGCGCTGAGCGATGTGTCGCTGTCGATCGCGCGTGGCGAGACCCATATCATCCTGGGCGAGAACGGCGCCGGCAAGTCGACGCTGATCAAGCTCCTGGCCGGCATCTACCAGCCGGACTCGGGCAAGATCGCCTTCAATGGCCAGCCCTACCGGCCGAAGACACCGCATGACGCGCAACAGAGCGGCATCCGCGTCGTGCATCAGGAGCTGAACCTCCTGCCCTATCTCAGCATCGCCGAGAATTTGATGCTGGAAAGCCTGCCGCGCCGCGCCTTCGGCATCGTCGACCGCAGGGCGCTCAACAGCCGCGCCGTGGCGCTGCTGAAGGAAGTCGGCCTCGACATCGATCCGCGCACGCGCGTCGAGGCCTTGGGCGTGGCGCAGATGCAGCTGGTCGAGATCGCCAAGGCGCTGAGCTATGACTCGAAGCTCTTGGTGCTCGACGAGCCGACGGCGACGCTGACGCCGCCCGAGATCGAGCGGCTGTTTTCCATCATCAGGCGGCTCAAGGCCAAGGGCGTCACCATCATCTACATCTCGCACCGGCTGCACGAGGTGTTCGAGATCGGCAACCGGGTGACGGTGCTGCGCAATGGCAGGCTGGTCGCGACCCGCGATCTCGAGGGTCTCACCGTGCCCGACCTTGTGCGCATGATGATCGGCCGCGACATCGCCGACGAATACGGTTTCGACGCTTCGATCGTGCCGGGCAAGGTCGCGCTCAGCGTCGCCAATCTGAAGCGCGACGCCGCGACGCCGGACATCTCCTTCGCCGTGCGCCATGGCGAGATCCTCGGCGTCGCCGGCCTGGTGGGCAGCGGCCGCACCGAGGCCATGCGCGCCTTGTTCGGCGCCGATCCCAAGCTCGACGGCGTCGTCGAGATCGACGGCAAGCCGGTGGCGATCGCCGCGCCCAAGGACGCGGTGCGGCACGGCTTGAGCCTGCTCACCGAGGACCGCAAGGGCCAGGGCCTGCTGCTCGACATGGCCGTCGACAAGAACATCACCATCACCGATCTCGCCAAGGTCTCGCGCAACGGGCTGCTCAACCGCCGGGCGGAGAGCGCGGCGGCAAACGATTTGGTCGGGCAGCTGCGCGTCAAGGCAAGCTCGATCGAGCAGGCGGTGCGCAACCTTTCCGGCGGCAACCAGCAGAAGGTGGTTCTGGCCAAATGGCTGTTCCGCGGCACCTCGACGCTGATCCTCGACGAGCCGACGCGCGGCGTCGACATCGGCGCGCGGCGCGAGATCTACCAGCTGCTGTGGATGCTGGCGGCGCAGCAGAAGGGCATCATCATGGTGTCTTCCGACCTGCCCGAGCTGATGGGCATGTGCCACCGCATCGTCGTCTTTTCCAGGAACAGGATCGTCGGCGAAGTGCCGCGATCCGAATTCGACCAGGAGCGCATCCTGTCGCTCGCCTATCAGGAGTATGTGCGACCATGAGCGAGACGTCCGAGATAGCCGTGGCGGCGCCGGTTTCTCCCGCAAGGGCAAAATTCCTGCGCTTCCTCGTGCGCGATGCAGGCGTGTTGCTGGCGCTGGTGCTGATCACGCTGTTCTTCTCGGCGACCGCGCCTTATTTCGCCACCTCCGGCAACGCGCTGAAGATCTTCGTGCAGATCGCCATCAACACGGTGCTGGCTGCCGGCATGACCTTCGTCATCCTGACCGGCGGCATCGATCTTTCGGTCGGCTCGGTGCTGGCGCTGTGCACGGTCGTCGGCGCCACCGTGATGATCGACGAGAGCCTGTCGCCGGCCGTCGCCATCACGCTGGCGCTGCTCGCCTGCATGGCCACGGGCGCGGTGTGCGGCTTCCTCAACGGCTGGATCTCGACGCGCTGGAAGATCCCTTCCTTCATCGTCACGCTCGGCATGCTCAACATGGCCGCGGGCGCTGCCCGCGTCGTCAGCGACAATTCCACCATCACCGGTC includes the following:
- a CDS encoding ABC transporter permease; translated protein: MVQKFDAAAGGIGSSGWARGRLPALARLGGPLAVYAVFALLIGLPLALVLLQAVVPGLFAVDGAQGLFSAEPLARVFSSPYVAGSILHSLELGLLAALTTTMLGGAFAVLVQRCDIPLRGPLSLVPWLVFLTPSYLKALAWVLLMSSGGYLAQLGLLPPWLGASFFGLAGLVFVHTLSLFPLAAFIIGSALAGLGSELEDAARLSGAGPLRIWLRVNGPLLAPAIVLSFIATFAEVLSDFGLASTIARMSSFGVLTYGIYAAASDYPVDFPAAGAQALVLLALVLLVVVADRLLRRRADPRLISGRARPARRYRLGAWRWLAFAMALLVAFLALILPLGAIAVRALTSTLGNGLAPDNFTLANLGAALSLHTAANEGLMRSLFYAGFAAVIASTLALLLSAQLDRSSPVMRTAVLGLSLGAVAIPGIVLGFGYILVWNRLPGFRNWPFPHYGDGSLLVMGYVAAALPYCLVVILSAVGQLAPSLTDAARISGVGAVRRLISVTLPLILLSVVTAFLLTFIRTVFELPMSQMLIPQSGPPAPTLILKLFSHDRDGLACAIALAAMAAAGGGAALIWYPLKRFIAFGRPQGTPAASGEPA
- a CDS encoding ABC transporter substrate-binding protein: MTIKTTLGLALSLTVLSIAAPACAADLVLYDALDFAGPVAKAFQAKTGLTVDIVEPGSTGETLGKIAAEGNNPQFDIVWLDGSAVMERMAADHVLQPVPTDEFDKIAWTDLGKSLIPQSHAFLPTGTSTTAIEVNTKKVKADKMPKSWADLQGFAGSVAAKDPNLSGPAYQWLAGLFQTNGVDAGKELLAKTLTNKSLSGLSSGGKVNKAVLTGDASVGINQDSAIFSKIAAGEPVVAVYPSEGSVSLPQGLGISARTQHMDAARKFIEFVTSADGQAAMQNGDDTDFFYIPIVKGVNPKPGRETSIAYTHLDDATASAHETEWKQWYKEKFVQ
- a CDS encoding MurR/RpiR family transcriptional regulator; translation: MTSDDSEDRPSAFDDRVEAAFETLPPAEQRMARFFVGQKQAVLLGSAAEIAALAGASDATVVRTARSLGFDSLSALRQMLLADLTGTASPGRRLARTLQETGGDSAAALRHVVGLHESALEALKRPEMEAAFANAVDLLAAARRRHIFGIGPSGAMAEYAALQFNRIGLPSSALSVSGVALADRLLWLESGDAVLMMAYAPLYREVEIVLEQAGLHDVPVVLISDNLGPLVSDKVAATLPVPRGKADHLATHGGTMVLIEAMIIALAAKAGETAFDSLDRLSGLRGAIDKAWIKRGTRKK
- a CDS encoding LLM class flavin-dependent oxidoreductase — its product is MKKIGFLSFGHWSPSPQSGTRSGADALLQSIDLAVAAEELGADGAYYRVHHFARQLASPFPLLAAAGAKTRRIELGTAVIDMRYENPLYMAEDAGAADLIAGGRLQLGISRGSPEQVIDGWRHFGYVPEDGKSDADMARRHSEIFLDLLRGEGFAQPNPRPMFPNPPGLLRLEPFSAGLRDRIWWGAATDATAVWAAKLGMNLQSSTLKFDESGEPLHVQQAKQIRAYRAAWKEAGHTREPRVSVSRSIFALVNDMDRAYFGGSEGEDHFGYIEPEKRAVFGRTYADEPDKLVEQLKADEAIAEADTLLLTVPNQLGVDYNAHVIESILKHVSPALGWR
- a CDS encoding sugar ABC transporter substrate-binding protein; amino-acid sequence: MSKISDTHGFGPFSRRQFLKTSALAAGALALPLGPALAADKPKVGLVMKSLANEFFKQMQAGAEDYAAKNKDKFDFAAVGMKDERDFAAQVDAIENFITQNYNIIVVAPADSKAMVTPIAKALKAGIKVINIDVSLDTEAKKKAGIDLAFFGPDNRAGAKLAGDALGKALGKGGKVVILEGNPEADNAKERKLGFDDAVKENGLDLLDSKTAHWETEEANTLMTNFLTQHPDIQGVMAANDSMALGVVKAIDAAGKSGQIKVVGFDNIPAVGPLLKDGKMLATVEQYGAQMAAMGIDYGLRELAGEKFSGWVKTDIKLITA
- a CDS encoding sugar ABC transporter ATP-binding protein, which produces MNDVILSLEGVGKIFPGAVALSDVSLSIARGETHIILGENGAGKSTLIKLLAGIYQPDSGKIAFNGQPYRPKTPHDAQQSGIRVVHQELNLLPYLSIAENLMLESLPRRAFGIVDRRALNSRAVALLKEVGLDIDPRTRVEALGVAQMQLVEIAKALSYDSKLLVLDEPTATLTPPEIERLFSIIRRLKAKGVTIIYISHRLHEVFEIGNRVTVLRNGRLVATRDLEGLTVPDLVRMMIGRDIADEYGFDASIVPGKVALSVANLKRDAATPDISFAVRHGEILGVAGLVGSGRTEAMRALFGADPKLDGVVEIDGKPVAIAAPKDAVRHGLSLLTEDRKGQGLLLDMAVDKNITITDLAKVSRNGLLNRRAESAAANDLVGQLRVKASSIEQAVRNLSGGNQQKVVLAKWLFRGTSTLILDEPTRGVDIGARREIYQLLWMLAAQQKGIIMVSSDLPELMGMCHRIVVFSRNRIVGEVPRSEFDQERILSLAYQEYVRP